A single region of the Pseudomonas solani genome encodes:
- a CDS encoding mechanosensitive ion channel family protein codes for MEFDPWTQGIVNAMTTVWTPVAGFIPRLFGALVVVLLGFVVAKLLDTLLSKLLAKLGLDRLMGGTGLTKILARVGIQVPVSTLIGKIVYWFVLLIFLVSAAESLGLDRVSATLDMLALYLPKVLGAALVLLAGVLLAQLVSGIVRGAAEGVGLDYAHGLGRIAQGLVIIISISVAIGQLEVKTDLLNNVIAIVLISIGLAAALALGLGSRDIAGQIIAGIYVRELYQVGQDVKVGDVEGQIEEIGTVKTILLTDEGELVSVSNRTLLDQRVTSR; via the coding sequence ATGGAATTCGACCCCTGGACCCAAGGTATCGTTAACGCCATGACCACGGTGTGGACACCGGTGGCCGGCTTCATCCCGCGCCTGTTCGGCGCCCTGGTAGTCGTCCTGCTGGGCTTCGTGGTGGCCAAGCTGCTCGACACCCTGCTGTCCAAGCTGCTGGCCAAGCTCGGCCTCGACCGCCTGATGGGCGGCACCGGGCTGACCAAGATCCTCGCCCGCGTCGGCATCCAGGTGCCGGTCTCCACGCTGATCGGCAAGATCGTCTACTGGTTCGTGCTGCTGATCTTCCTGGTCTCCGCTGCCGAATCCCTGGGCCTCGACCGTGTTTCCGCCACCCTCGACATGCTCGCCCTGTACCTGCCCAAGGTGCTGGGTGCTGCACTGGTGCTGCTGGCCGGCGTGCTCCTGGCGCAGCTGGTCAGCGGCATCGTCCGTGGTGCCGCCGAAGGTGTCGGGCTGGACTACGCCCACGGCCTGGGGCGCATCGCCCAGGGCCTAGTGATCATCATCAGCATCTCGGTGGCCATCGGGCAGTTGGAGGTCAAGACCGACCTGCTGAACAACGTCATCGCCATCGTGCTCATCTCCATCGGCCTCGCTGCGGCGCTGGCGCTGGGGCTGGGCAGCCGGGACATCGCCGGGCAGATCATCGCCGGCATCTATGTGCGTGAGCTCTATCAGGTAGGACAGGACGTCAAGGTAGGCGATGTCGAAGGACAGATCGAGGAAATAGGCACGGTGAAGACCATCCTCCTCACCGATGAAGGCGAACTGGTCTCCGTGTCCAACCGGACATTGCTCGACCAGCGGGTAACGAGCCGCTAA
- the sigX gene encoding RNA polymerase sigma factor SigX has protein sequence MNKPQSLSLRYDPRELSDEELVERAHVELFHVTRAYEELMRRYQRTLFNVCARYLGNERDADDVCQEVMLKVLYGLKNFEGKSKFKTWLYSITYNECITQYRKERRKRRLLDALSLDPLEEASEEKAPKLEERGGLERWLVHVNPIDREILVLRFVAELEFQEIADIMHMGLSATKMRYKRALDRLREKFSGLTET, from the coding sequence TTGAACAAGCCCCAATCGCTTTCCCTGCGCTACGACCCCCGCGAGCTCTCCGACGAAGAGCTGGTGGAGCGCGCCCATGTGGAGCTGTTTCACGTCACGCGTGCCTATGAAGAGCTCATGCGTCGCTACCAGCGCACCCTGTTCAACGTTTGTGCCCGATATTTGGGGAACGAACGAGACGCTGACGATGTCTGTCAGGAGGTGATGCTGAAGGTGCTCTATGGATTGAAGAACTTCGAAGGGAAGTCCAAGTTCAAGACATGGCTCTACAGCATCACGTATAACGAATGTATTACCCAATATCGGAAAGAGCGTCGTAAACGTCGTTTACTTGATGCCCTGAGTCTCGATCCTCTCGAGGAGGCCTCGGAGGAGAAGGCACCCAAGCTCGAAGAGCGCGGAGGCCTTGAGCGATGGCTGGTGCATGTGAACCCGATCGATCGTGAAATCCTGGTGCTGCGCTTTGTCGCAGAACTGGAATTTCAGGAAATTGCTGACATTATGCATATGGGTCTTAGCGCCACGAAGATGCGATACAAGCGTGCGCTGGACCGCTTGAGAGAAAAATTTTCAGGATTGACCGAAACTTAG